GACCTGAAGAGTGTGATCATGAGGGAAAAGTTGGATCATTTGAGCAGAAAGATTGAGTCTCTCGCTCTCACCATCAGTCAGATAGAGCAGGACGTACGGGCAGGAGACGTCACTTTTCTCCAAGTAATGATACCTTCATATTATCAACAAGTAACACATTATTAATCACCTGAAATTCCTGACTCAGGCTTTCCTGCAACTGTCAGACGAAATTTATTTAGTCAAGGGACCTAGAACATTTTCTCTGCACATAATTACATGCACTAGAACAGGTTATGTTtgcaacaaaaaaactttcaagAATGATATTCATTTGTGTTGTCGTTGAGATCATTTTCTATTAACCGTCACATTTACTTCCTCCTCAGGCTTACAAAGGTCACCTTGACAGGTAAAGTTGAActttcttctgttgttttgtgataTAGCCTCATATCATCTTGCATTGTATCGTAATTCATTCAGATAACACTGGTATTCAAAGAGACTTACAGTATTTACAACTATTaatttctgtgtgaaatgtgtatGTGACCCAGCAGAATCCTGACACTGAGGGCTTCGTATTATTGTCTCATTCCgtgaaatgtatgttttcagaaTCAAGACCCCTGTGCAGGATCCTGTCTTAGTGTCAGATAGCCTTATAGACATGGCCAAACATTTGGGGAACCTCAAGTTCAAAGTGtggaaaaagatgaaagagagagttcaatacagtgagtatCAGAGCCAAACTGCAAAACTAACTTTTTTGAggtgaataaaagaaaaaaaaaaatctacaatgTGAGGAAAGACTTTGTTTCCTGTGAATATGTATGCTTTATCTCAAAAGATCTGAACTTGTCACGTGCTCCGATTTACGACGTCTTGTGATGACGTCTAAAAATATCTTTTAGAGGCGTTTTCTTAAATCCGTCCTCTTTCTTCAAGACCCAGTAATACTGGACCCAAACACTGCGGCGCCATGGCTGTCTCTGTCTGGAGACCTGAGCAGTGTAAGCTACGGTACACAGCAGCTGCACATTCCCGACAACCCCGAACGCTGtgacgtgtgcgtgtgcgtgctgGGATCGGAGCCACTTGGCAAAGGGAGACACAGCTGGGAAGTGGACGTAGGGAAGAAGACCAAATGGGACTTGGGGGTCGCAAAGGAATCAGCAGGTCGTAAAGGCATCCTTAATGTGAACTCCAACAGTGGCTTTTGGGCCATAGCCCTCAGAGAGGGCAGCCAATACAGCGCCTGCACGCAACCCTGGACCCGCCTCcagctgaagaagaagaagaagccccGCAAAATCCGGGTCTGCCTCAACTACGACTTCGGGGAGGTGTCCTTCTATGACTCTGCCGACATGACGCTAATTTATACCTTCAAAGAGTCGTTCACCGAAAAGCTTatccctttcttctctccttgcGTGAGTGACAAGGGCCAAAATGCAGAACCTTTGAAGATAAGTCCATTTAACGTGTCTGTGGTGGTTTCTCCCGGCGTTCCAGATCCAGACAAACTTCTCAGCTGCGACGTCTGCAGAGGTAACGCTCAAGAACCTCTGAGTTTGTCATGTCTCCACAACATCTGCTGCAGGTGCTTAAGCTGCCCTGTGTGTCAGGCAGTTTCTCAGAATGCTGAGTCACTCAGTTCAAATGCCCAACCGACCTATTTAAATGATGACCAGCTCTGCCAGAGTGTCATTGAAAGCATAATCTGGGACATAGCCGTCGACAGAGCTGACGCTAGGAGATCCGAACGTGGCATGCGTCCAGATCTATAATGTGGTCGGTTGAAAGCTGTCAGCACAGAACACAAGCTCTTCAGTGCAATCACACCTCTCAGATCTGTCTTATATCTAAGCATACCCTAAGATGTTTGCAAAAATGTTAcccatgtgtttttatgtgattgtaatgtaattttgcttattttatttgacttttgaaatgaaattaaagtagGGACTATATTTTCTGTTTGGCCAAGTTTCTGTTCACTTCCTGTATTTGGTCGGAGGTGGAATCATGACCTCTAAAgagcagtttgttttttgtcttcctgCGTAGTCAGACAGCATTCTTAAAAGATGGTACTTCTGCCATCTTTGGCTCCTTCCATATATCCTGAACTACTTCGATAAGAAACTAAGAATTTTATCATGTGCTGTCATAGAATACATTCTGTAACATTCCTGTCACTTGCTAAgactgtcattttgtgtttcctagtacataaacaaacatttcctttatttggAAAACATAGACATGTTAAGCTTTACTCTATATTATTGTTTTCAgatcttctgttttcttttaaaataaaattattcattATAACGCACCGAGATTGCTTATCATGACTCAGCAGTTCCCAAATCTAAAAGTACAGAGAAATGACATCAGATGTTCTCATTTGAcctttcttccaaaaaaaaacagacacatttcaaCACAACTTATTTGATTCCAGAATCGTCACTGGCAGGGAAGATCAGTAACTTCACCACTACAGATAACGCTGTTTAAACTttgaatgtttatgtgtgtgtgtgtgtgtgtgtgtgtgtgtgtatgtgtctgcaaaGCTGTATAAAAGCCAGAGCACCTCAACCATTCTAAGACAGTTCTTAACTGCAACaagtgaaagacaaaatgaaaacctGGCTCATCTTGCTACTGCTTCTGCCACTATGCATGGGTAAGTCGAACAGACCCTTACAGACTGCGAGCCTAAAAAATTCAATTTATGCAATGTTTTCAAGTAAAGTATTGCATAAATTGCATTTTTTGAGTATGATCATTTGAAGTAGTCATGTATCTTTATTCATCCTTTGCTCTGAGTTTGTGTTATGCTTTCTTTCGAGTTAAGTTAACTTATTAGCTCTTATGAGATGTGTTTTCGAAAAAAAgctgtttcattcattattgAGAATATTACTGGCGTGTTTTTCCTAACATTCACTCATAAATGATGCAATTACAACACACAGGGCTTTCTCTGCATCCCTCAATTACTTGTACAGTCATGTAAATGAAGAACCTCGGAACATGTTAGAAACACTGAACCAGAGTGTTGTTCAGGCAGAATTTGTTGTACCATCACCAAAGACAAACGTGTAAAGGTTCCCTTTAAGGTTCTGAAACATGCCTGTACTTTAGGCTTCAACAACATGCTGTTATCACCTCAAAATACTAATTTGTTGCCTTGAACGTATCAAGGAAATGTTTTCAACTTAAGTTTGCACAAATGTAAAGagatgagtgtgtttatgttaacGCTGCTGTCAAATCCCTTTCCCTGAAACCTCGAAAATGTGAGTTTGGTTTTTACGCCTTTTtagattttaacagtttttgtAGATTTCTGctagaaataaaaataagctGTAAGAAAAACAAGTAAGATGGTAAGGATACTCCCAAAACTGATGgacctgacccccccccccccccccccccccccaacaggtTCAACTGTGCAaatcctgaaaaacaaacatatcatttttctcctctctctctaagctgAATATCACATTGCTTGCTACGGAGAAGATTTTCTGATGGTGAGAAATGAACTCCTGATGTGCAACAGCAAAGTACCTCAGGCTTGTTACACGAGAGGTCAGTTATACAACATCGTTGTCTGATCGAAGCTTCTGGATCCAGCTAAAGTAGAAACTGCTTTCAAATGTAATGAAACGGGCTAAACGACGAACTGAAGGCAACAGGCCACTTCACATGCCTTTtactgcatttttctttctttccttctttccttttttattttttataaacccttcataatcataatcaacTGGCCATCTGCTGTGTTACTGTGACCATCGCCATCTGCGAACTgcgatattaaaaaaaatgcaggtaGTCCGAGCTTTGGAGACCTGACTGTAATTGACCGACATCCCGGCATTTTTGAGGAGACAGCTGTTTTCTGATTTCAATAACCGCTGTTGTTCTGCATCTGTACTTTTCTACAGTGACCGGAGAGAAAGGCTGTGCCAGACTGGAGTTCTGTAAAAAATCCGGCTGGCAGTGTTGCTACACAGACCGCTGCAACGCCTGATCGCAACACCAGCGGGGGGGGAAAAATAAATCCAACTTTTGGAAGGGGAGTGGAGGTGCTGGGGGGTGGGATCACATGACCTTTTTATCTCGTAgaattctttttctgtttcatttaatcTAACAACGTTGTAAAGCCCAAACTTCTAAAGCCTTGAGCGagttttatctttatctttctcctctcttttcgaTTTTGAATAAAGTCACGTTTTTGGCTGATAGGAGAACCATGGTCGTCCTGAGTCATTTGTATGTATCTGGAGGATTTGTGGATGCTTGCCTAGTTACAGTGTCCAGAGGGAACCCTGCTGTCTTTgcaacaaacacacgcagacttTGTACTCCCTCCCATGGATTTCTGTTTGCGCTAGAACATAACAGCATAACAGGAACAGCCGTTTCTGTTGAGTCAGGAGGAAAGCCATCCAAAGTTCACCTATGGTTTACAGAGGCAGTCATCAAGTGCATTCGAGAGCTTCAGGTGCATCTCAAGGCATCACATTTTAGTGCTTTACTAAGCTCCTAACTTGTTGATAGACCAAGACATTCCTAGGCCCACGTACAAACATGTACGAATGTGCACACAAGCCAACTAGCCAGGTGTTCCATAAAGATGCAATCAATGaagaacagatgaatgaaatcAAAGGATGACATGTATGCGCAAACACTGTTTTGGAGTCTGAAGTTCTGTCTTCATTACTCATGCAATACACTGGAGGATTCCAAAAAGAAAACGAAAGGAAAATTATGCCAAATATTCTTATCAGTTTACTAAAGCGCAGATCTGGATATTTTTCATACAGTTGAGAAACATAGACAATGTTCATGTGAGAAAAGGCTAAGAAttcaagagacaaaaaaataacattcttctttttttttttcaaatgtttattttcagattttaatATCAGTAATTTTTTTCTGCCCTTTGACAGGAATGCATAAGAGACAACAACTGGCTCAAACATTGTCAcgtgaaacatttttttttgtttgttttttattttctgtgattcatatttcatttacataatCGATCTTCATCTGTTCATAATTATCATGATTATCAGTCAGTCATAACCATTTTCAATATGACTATCACAAAAGTTTCTATACGAAATTTTTTGCCCACCCTCTACATCCTCTTTTGTCAGTGAGGATTTGATCATACACTTAAGTAAATGGCAAGGCATTCTGGGAAGTTGAGTCCAGGGTCCTGCGGTCAAAGCACCGCCCTTCCCCAGAGTGAATACAATCACACAGCTACGATTCAAGACCATCCGGAACATTTGTAATTTTCCACTCTactcttttttgcttttctttctttcatttttctttctctcatgtaTGTTTTGGGTATGAGCCTTTTCTCCCTCAAAAACTGCAGAGTGTGGGAGCCCTTTTCTAAAGAAAAACCTGGCTggttaatgaacacacacatattgacaGCACTGCATGGCTGCCTGGGCTTTACCAGTGCTGGTGTGTCTCAGTATCATGTGTGTCAGAACTTGATGTCACCAgtaagtgtgtgcatgctttGTATACTAAGCCTTAccccaaaaataataataataataataaaaaaacaaaaccccaaaacccaaTTGCATCCAAATACACATCCTACTCACCCCTCACACCCAAACACCTCCCCTCAAACCCTCTATTTTCCAAAGGGTCCTCACAGTAGATGACAAGGCAGTTCCAAAGAGTGATATTCAGGAGACATTCTTATACAGGCCTGTGGACCGTTACCTGTGTTCTCATTGGACAAGTGAGTAGTCATTTGAGCTCTTTATCCAAGAATGAACTATTCCCCTCCAAAAGACTATGAAGACAGGCTCATTAAAAACCAACACGAAGTAAGGCGCCAGACAACGTCCACTGACCTCAGTGCGCCAATCTGTTAACTAAGGTAGAAGATGCTGCCCCCAAAAAACAAGATCGGATAAAATGCTCCCACGGCTGAACCAAAAACCTTAATCATAATGGCTAAAAAGGCCAAACTGATCCTAGACCTGTTGACTTTGGGTAGAAAAATCCATGCACTGTAGATTAATATATTGTAAAATGTTGTAAAGAAAGCATTCCTCCTTGAGTTTTAGGATCTGCCTGcatcctgcaaaaaaaaacagttatatacacaccaGCTTACTATTATATACATAATGTAGCCAGATCTGaatgtacaaatgaaaaaagtgtatagagagatatcaaAACTATCCTCTCCTGAAACCAGCTTAAAGCTTATGAAAGAGGTCCCTTCTAGAAGGTTCCAAGACatccatttgaaaaaaaaaggagaaaaagtctatttttttgtgtgttttcttttttttctgcatctaGGCTCTGATTTCAAGGCCTTATGCCAAGATTTCAACGAAAGAGCAGCCCCAAGATTAACTGAAGTGATAAACTCAATAATCTACGGGTAAACAACTTATTCTGAACAAGGAACACATGCATActccaacccacacacacacacacacacacaccacacacacacacacacacacacacacacaaactgtgggATGTAAAAGGAATTAATCCAGAAAGCATAACATACCAATAACACATAATGCTCATGACAGTCCATCTGGAAGCTAGCAGAGAAAACGAGAGCAGAGTACTGCTGCTATGCTATGTCAATGGCAGAAACACTGATGAATTTATACGCCTTacgataaaaaaaatgtaaaaaaaaaacaacagacgaCTAGATGTCAACCTCACGTTTCATCTACTGCATTGTCAAGTTTTCCATTACATTAACAATGTACATGCATTTAACCTACAAACCACAAACCTACCTCAAATACATACTCCGTTCATTTTTGGGGGAATTCCAAACCTGATTCTATGCATATCCATATtgttcaaaatcatttaaattacttttttttttaatacaaaaaagCAATTTAACCCAATTTTGACGACCCCCCCAATGCTGGGAGTACATATTTCAGCCAGGACAATCTACAATACTACATCCAGCGGCATAGCCTTTCAGTTCAATAGAAGAAAACATGCCTCATTTTAGTATCTCGTGCCTTTTTACAAATCCTCTCTGGACACCATTATCTGTTTCCATATTCCACTATCCTATCTCTTCCaatactctctctctggtcatttAGTGAAACTGGTTAACCCAATATGACTGGTTAACCAAATATGACGCAAAACTCAAAACACTTGACGTTGAAATATGATTCTAACGGGCTTTCGATTATATCATACCAAACGACCAAAACGTTTTGTGATACCCATGGATGTCTGGATGTCAAATTGTccacaactacaaaaaaaaaaaaaaaaaaaggtttttttatcagtctgtctgtgagtggtGACTGCATTGCTTAAAAAGATTGAAAAAGGAAGCTTTTCGGAGAGGAGTCTGTctacgttttctctctctctctctctccctcgccgTGTGTTCCTGAGGTGCAGAGGGAAGACGGGGAGGACGGGCGGTGAAAAGGAGTGTAAAGCTGAGAGCGCCCTCTTGTGGAATGAGAGGTGTACATGCTGGCTCATACACATTCGGGCAAGCACGcactcgcacgcgcacacacacgcgcacacacacacacacacacgcacacacgcacacacacacacacacacacacataatcccacaaattacacacatgcacacacctatacacccatacacatttAAGacttgtttaattttctttaaaataaaaacaataacatctCAGTCCATTGAACAGAGTGACAAAATTAAACCTAAAAGAGTTCAGTctgaataaaaagagaaaaaaaagggctaaAAATGCAGATTAATATAGTGCTGACAGAGTTGAAGCGTCAGAGCCTGTAGGGCAAACTGAAGCTGTCTCACTGGTGGCCTGGTGTCTCTGGGCACGCTGACGATGACTTGACAGGTTTGTTGCGTGTAAGAGTCATTTTCTGACTTGATTGACAGCTTGAGCAGGCAATCACCATAGAGACAAAGTCTGGATTCTGGCCAACTTTACACACCAGTGTGTACTGACCTCTCTATTGCGGAGATGTCCATGTAgctgtatgtctgagtgtgtgtgtgtgtgtgtgtgcgtgcgcgacTATAAAAATAAAGACTGATATTGCTGTATATGGCCAGTGGGAAATGCATGCTATCCATAACCACAGCTAAGTAGCGTAGAGGTAACCAGTGGAATTCATGAATTAGACCAATAAGCCAGGTGGACCTGCCTGGCAAACGAAGACCAGTCGTCTGGCCTTCTTGGCTCAGGAAAAAACATGATGCTGTGCAAGAATTTAGCATAACTTGAAACCCTCACTGTTACCGAAAAAGGAACtaatattttaataactttaagATTGTTATACACTTAAGTTGATGCAATTTCAGTAAGATAAgaaaattgccttttttttttttcctttttttttttttttttgcagttacaTTGGCTAATCTGCATTGTATGCTATGTTGTGTGTTACCAACATGCCTTTGCTTATGCATACAATGTCCTTATCAATGTttcctatgtgtgtgtacttgtgtatgtgtgtgtgtgtgtgtatatctgtgtattcATATGTACATTCCCTGGAGAGATACTGGGAGTTTTCAGCATTAGAGGATGAAAAGACCATGAGAACCTCCTCttctacttgtgtgtgtgtgtttttgagagacaAAGTCACAGTtcagggtgtgtttgtgtgtgtatgtgtgtttttcatggtTGGAGTGTCATAGTGTATAtggtagtgtttgtgtggtagcatctgtttgtatctgtctgtgacTATCTCTCAAAGGctttcatccacacacactcacacgcgcacacactcgcactcacacgcacaattacacacatacttgcacacacattcactccgTGTTAGCCAATCATTCCAAAAAAACATTCCATCCTTATTCTCTCTACTGGGAGTACAAATTTCGAAATCCACAACCCCACTTTGTCATCCTTTCAAAATTCCTCAAAGAACCACATCCCCTTTCATTAGACAACAacttaaaaataacacagaacataaaaaatgaacaaaaaagaaaaaaaaactgaaagaaaaatcaaaaaggaGATTCTGCTTTTAAACTCCTATCCAACAGTATGGCTGCAATGATGTGCTGGTGCCTCCAGGTGGAGCGTTGAGCAGGCAAGATAACTtgaagggcggggggggggggggggggggtgttgctgtTTCCACGGCAACGGCCTTTACGACGGCGGACCGAAGGGCGTGCCCTCGTCGCTGGGCGTGGCCGTGTCGTCGCTAGGCTCCAGGCTGTCCTTGGGGCTAACGGTGCTGTCGGACGCGGCTGGGGTCACCTCTTCTGAGGGAGGCGGCGTTTCAGGAGAACTATCCTGCTGTCCATTGGCTGTGGGCTCAGTTTGGATGGGCTCAGTGGGCGTGGGGGGCGGCGTGTTGACGTCGTTGGGAACGGGCTGCGTCGTGGTGGTAATGGGCAGCGTGGCGACAGGCAGGGTGGGCGTTGGGGCCTGTGGCACAGCGGGTACTGGTGGCAGGCTCCGTGGGGAGGAGTTGTGCAGGAGAGACTCGCTTAAACCGAGGGAGGAGTCACTAGGCGCCAGGGTGGAGGTCTTCTCCACCAACCTCCATTGCATGATGCTGGTGTCTTTACCACCTGTGGACACTAGGTGGCTGTCATTGTGTAGGAAGCTCACGTTGGTCACGTGACTGCTGTGGGCACTGTATTTGTGACTTGGAGCctaagagttaaaaaaaaaaaaaaaaaagtacatatgtAGATTTCATATACTCTTTTCTTCATACAATACATCGCAACCCCTACAAAAGCACATGTGATCAATAGACATGTTTTGGTCCTGTTACCTCAGACatgttttcatcaaaaaagacacaaacctGTCAAGTGTTACAGGTGAAGAAATCTAACAGAACTAACATAATGACATACTGACAGTATTGTAACTCTCTCATGACTTAACCTGTCAGCTGTTCCTGAGGTGGACTcagtaagaggagagaggctTACCTTGGGTTTGGAGCAGGGGTACTGGAAGAGATGCACTTTGCAGAAGTCATCGGCCAGAGCTATCACCTTCCTGTTATGAGACCTCATCAGGGCGTTGATGTCCGTGCCGTCCGAACCCTCGGGCCACACTCCTGTCCAACGGCAAACACATATCCACAGGGTTCACTTACACTGTACACACGTTCCCGCGAGGGCTGCCACCAGGGGGCAGACGAACACGCGCTTATTCTGTTTGAACGCGCACGCGTGCGCATGCACTCAGATAATTCAATCAACAGTCACTAGCACGTGCATCGACATATGCACGCACGCTCtgatgctctgtctctctcaaaagcTTCCGTCACACACTTTCGGAGCAGTCAAGCAGGAAACACTTTACACACTAGAGAATGGGGAGAGATCTCAGAGGCGTTCTCTCTACTCCTCCCAGAGACAACACAAGAGTTCAGATCTCCTGGCCGGACCTGATGGAACCTGAAATTCAGGGCTTAACTGTTTTTCCAGTCCAATAAAGTATCAAAAaatggggaggtgggggtgaggATCTGAAATGCTCTTATTCTGGtacgtgagtgtgagtgtgtgtgagaatgtgtgtgtgagagactgtgtgtgtgtgtgtgtgagtgtgtgagagattgtgtgtgtgcgtgagtgtgtgtgtatgagggtgcatgtgtgtgtgagtgagagtgtgtgtgtgtgtatgtgagagagtgtatgagagtgtgtgtgtgtgtgtgaaagaaagaaaaggagagagagagagacactgccTTTCACTCTTGAAGGATTTAAGACACCAGATGTGTCGCTATGATGACAGATAGAGTTGGAGGTTGGAAAGCTGGACAGACAAGCCTCAAGGGCCTTAGGCCTCAGAACGAGTAGAC
This sequence is a window from Chanos chanos chromosome 4, fChaCha1.1, whole genome shotgun sequence. Protein-coding genes within it:
- the LOC115810451 gene encoding nuclear factor 7, brain-like encodes the protein MALRASSLEEDITCSVCYEVFRDPVVLECSHSFCRSCLDRTWDGVAVKLCPVCRQRCNNVKPPANLALRNIAEAYVREHEQRQDGGETRCSLHGERLLLYCTVDKEPLCLVCQVSRRHRDHRLCPVEEAAQELKSQAGDAERQIRREFEELRHFLRLEESARIADLRDEADLKSVIMREKLDHLSRKIESLALTISQIEQDVRAGDVTFLQAYKGHLDRIKTPVQDPVLVSDSLIDMAKHLGNLKFKVWKKMKERVQYNPVILDPNTAAPWLSLSGDLSSVSYGTQQLHIPDNPERCDVCVCVLGSEPLGKGRHSWEVDVGKKTKWDLGVAKESAGRKGILNVNSNSGFWAIALREGSQYSACTQPWTRLQLKKKKKPRKIRVCLNYDFGEVSFYDSADMTLIYTFKESFTEKLIPFFSPCIQTNFSAATSAEVTLKNL